The DNA window TTGTCGGCCACGGGCACCCCAAAATCCGGTGTGCCGTCAGCCTTCCAATTGATGACTTGTGCCCGTGTGTGCCGGTCGGGGTTGCGCAGCGGGTCGCCGGCGATGTCGCGGTAGTTGCGCGCGTGGTAGACGAGGATGTCGGTCTTGCCGTCCGGCGTTGTCGTGAACGAATTGTGGCCGGGGCCGTACTGGCCGGTGGCGTCGCTGCTGGCAAACACGGGTTGCGCGGACTTGGTCCACGATTTGGGGTCCAGCAGGTTGGCATTGGCGCGCGCGGTGAGCATGCCCAGCGCGTAGTTGGCATCGGTGGCGGAGGCCGAGTAAGTCATGAACACGCGGCCGTTCTTCACCAGCACAGACGGGGCCTCGTTGACGGCGTGCTTGACCTTTTCCCACGCATATTCCGGTTCGGTCAGCAGCACGGCCGGGCCGGAGATCGATAGCGGCGTGTCCATCGGCGCGATGTAGATGTCGGTCTGCTTCTTGCCCTCCTGCTTCGGCCGCTGCGTCCACAGCAGGTAGCGCTGGCCTTTCAGCTCGAACGTGGTGGCATCCAGTGCGAACGATTCCCAGCCTGTCTTCAACTGGCCGCGTTCCTTCCAGGGCCCGCGCAGAGGATCGTCGGACTCGCATTCGAGCACATACAGGCGGATCTCCCAGATCGCATCCGAGCGGCCGGCGGTGAAGTAGATGTACCACTTGCCGTCGATCCGGTGCATCTCGGGAGCCCAGATGTGCGCGCCCATTTCACCCTTGGCGTGTTTGCGCCAGACGGTATGCACCTCGGCCTTGCCCAGATCGTCGAGCGAGCGGGCGCGCCGCACTTCGATGCGGTCGTACTCCGGCACTGTGGCCGTGTAGTAGTACCAGCCGTCCGGCTGCAAGGTCACGTGCGGGTCGGCACGCTGCAGCACGAGTGGATTGTTGAAGGCCGGCGCACCACTTGCCTGCGCAGTGGCGTTGGCGGACGTGGTGGTGGTGGGAGCAGCAGCGGAGGCGACGGCTGCGGCCGTGGCGGCGCAAACGAAAAAAACCGCAGGCACGAGGCCCGCGGTCCGGTGTGACGATGTCGGAGGCATGTTCAGTTTTTGAAGGATACGCTCAGATAGTAACGGCGGCCCGGGAACGCAAGCTCGTTGACGCGGAACGGGTCGCCCGCATCGGTCCTTTCAGCCTGGTCGGTCAGGTTCTTTCCCTCCAGCGAAATGGTGATGTTCTCGCTGTAGCGGTACTGCAGTTTAGCATCGAGGTAGCCGGTCTTTTCCGAAAAATTCGGGTTGCCCGACACGTCGTTGCCGCCCGTGTAGTAACGGTCGCGGTGGTTGTAGGCCACGCGGGCATTGACCGGGCCGCGGTCATACCACAGTGCCGCGTTGTAGCTGTTCTTCGACAGGCCCGGATACGGCAGCACGGTGCCATCGAGGGTGTTCAGGCGTTCGGTACCCGGCGCGTACTTGTAGTTCATGCGCGTGTAGTTGGTGTCGACACCGAAGCCGCCCAGCCACCCTGGCAGGAACGTGAACGCCGTGCGAGCGGTCAGCTCGATACCCTTGGTCGTTGCGCCCTCGCCGTTGACGGCGCCGGTCACGTCCCACAGGCGGCCGTCGCCGTACACGTCGACATCCTTCTGCAGGTTCTTCTCCAGGATGTAGCTGGAGATCTTCTTGTTGAAGAACGCCACGCTGACCTGGGTGTCGGCGCTCGGGTAGTACTCGAACGACACGTCGGTATTGGTGGCGCGGAACGGCTTGAGCTTCGGATTGCCGGACGTGCAGTCGTCGGCCGTGCCGTCGCCCCCAACGAGGGGGTTGCCGCTGTTGGCGATACAGGAGATGTTCGGTGCCAGCAGGTCGATGCGCGGACGCGACATGACCTTGCCCCAGCCCAGCCGCACCAGGAAGGTGTCCGGCACCAGCCAGGTCATCAGGTTGGCGCTCGGCAGCACGTCGTGGTATTCGTTGTCGACCGTGGCGATGCTGTTCGTGATGATGTAGTCGGTGTACGCGTTCGATCCGCTGCCGCTCGGCTGGCGGTAACGGTAGGACGAAGAACCTGTCGCGCGGCTGCGGGTACCCGTGTAGCGGGCACCGACGTTGCCGGTGAAACTGTAGCCGAGCAGCTCCGAGTCGAAGTCCAGGCGGGCATACGCGGAGCGCACGCTTTCCTCGGACTTGTAGGCCGGGATCTGCGGGTAGATGTTACCGTCGCTGCCCGGCGCGCTGGTCAGGTAGTCGTGGTTGAAGTGCGACGTGTCGAAGTTCGGCGCGGCGGCGGCGTAGTTCGGCGTGGTCCAGCCGGCGGGCAGGTTGCTGACCTTGTCGTAGCCGTTGAAGAACGTGCCCGGGGTGCGGCCGATGATCGAGCTGACCAGCGCCTGCATCTGGGCCGCGGTGGCGTACTTCGTGGCATAGCTGCGGTTCAGGAACGACTGCGAATCGGGCGAGCGGATCACGCCCGAGGTGTTCAGCGGATCGTAGACCAGCGTCTGGTTGACGTTGGCGCCAATGATGGCGACGTCGTCGGTCGTGGTACTCAGGTCGTTGCTGTTCAGGTAGCCGCCGCCGTTGTACTGGCGTCCGGTCGACTTGCGGAACTGCGTGCCCACCCACAATTTCGAGAAGAAGCCGTCGAGGCGATATTTCGCGTCGATCTTGGCCTGGTCTTCCGTGTTGCGCGTTTCCGATGGACGGTACTGCAGCTGCACCTGCGTGTACGAGCTGGCGTCATCGGGCGAATACCCGGACGGGAACGCGAAGTGCGGCAGGCCCTGCGCATCGAGCGACACCTTCAGGCCCGGCGCATTCTGTGTCAGCACCACGTTGTTGCTGTCGCTGAAGTAATCGGACGACGACGTGCCGACGAGGCCCTCCACTTCCAGGCGGTCGCGCTTGAAATTGAAGCCGCTGGACAGGTAGCGCGAACGGATATTGAGTTCATAGTCGCGCGCCGACGTGGAGAACGCGCCCTGGCCGCCCTGGCCGCCCACGTTCAGGCAATCGCCCACCGTGTATTCGGTGACGTAGTGGTTCTGCACCGTCATGCCGGCCGGCGTGCCGGTGCCCGGAATGGCCGTGCAGGTGCCTCCCGAGCCGACGCCGCTGGCGTTGTAGACTGGCGCCTTGCCGGCGCTGGCCAGGCGGTTGACGTTCTCGAACGCGGTGCCGAAGTTGCGGTCGTTCAGGCGCTGGTCCTGCTTGTTGTCCTGGTACGAAACATAGGCGTTGAAGCTTTTCGAGAATTCATACTGCGCCGTCAGTTCGGCGGACGAGCGCTTGTGATCGCGCGTCCACATGCCATAGCGCGCGATGCCCGGCGAGTAGTCGTACCACTGCCGGAGGCAGTCCGTCTTGGCCGTGCCGGTCAGCGCATCGCACCCGGCCTGGCTGCCGATGGCGGCCAGCGCCGGGTCCTTGCTCACCACCGTTTTTTCCGGCGAGGCATCCCAGTCGCGCAGGAAGCGCCACGACGTGTTGCGCGCATAGTCCTGCTGCGTGAGCACCTTGTCGTAGACGAAGTTGCCCATCAGGCCCAGCTTGTTGTTGAAGTACCGGTCGGCCAGCAGCAGGCTGCCGCGCGGCTGCACGCCGCCGCGGCTGGACGACTGCTGCCCCGACACGGTGGCGGCAACCGTCGGCTTCTTGAAGTCCAGCGGCTTGCGCGTCTTCACGCTGACGGTACCGCCCACGCCACCTTCGGTCATGTCGGCGGTCACGCCCTTGTAGACGTCGATCGAGGAGATCAGTTCCGACGCCAGCTCGCGCAGCTCGGCGCCGCGGCCGGCCCCGCCGCCCGTGGACAGCACCGACATGCCGTTGATCTCGACACGGTTCAGGTCCGGCTCGACGCCGCGGATCGCCACCTGCGAGCCTTCGCCGAATGAGCGGGACAGCTGCACACCGGTGATGCGCGACAGCGCTTCGCCCACGTTCTTGTCCGGGAACTGGTTGATGTCCTCGGCGATGATCGAATCGGACACGGTGGCGTTGCGGATCTTGCGGTCGATGGCCGAAGCGACCGATCTGCGGGTGCCGGTCACGACGACGACATTGCCTTGCGAGGCGTCGGCGGCCGACGAGGCAGGAGCTTGCGCGGCCGGCGCAGGAGCGGAAGCCTGCGCGGCTGGCGCAGGGCTGGAAGCTTGCGCAACCTGCTGCGCTTCCTGGGCCGCGGGGGCGGGCGCGGCGGTGGTCTTCGCCTCCTGCGCCAGGGCGGCATGCGCCGCGAGCATCGATGCGGCGATGGCAAAGACGGTCCTGCGGTCCAGGCGGCCAGCCGCCCGCACCTTGTTCGAGTGCTTCGTCACTTTGAATCTCCTCCGGTCTGGGCATTGCTAGCAACTTGCTAGCAATTGCCTATTTTTTTGCAATTCTATGTGAGTCATCCGGATGCAAAATAGCGCGCAGGCAAAGAATCAAAATGATGATTAACGACGGGTTTTGCTCAAGAGTGTGAGCGGTTTGCGCAGCAGCGTGCGCGTGGGAATGGAAACGTTGCCGCAGGCGAACCGTGGGGGAAAATGCGGGCATGAAAAAACCCGCCGGGCTTGCGCCACGGCGGGTTTTTTTATACGGCTGAAGCGATTACGCTTCGCGCGATGCCTTCTTGCGCTCGTGTTCCTTCAGGAAGCGCTTGCGCAGGCGGATCGATTTCGGCGTGATCTCGACCAGTTCGTCGTCCTCGATGAATTCCACGGCGTATTCCAGGGACATCTGGATCGGCGGCACCAGGCGCACCGCTTCGTCGGTACCCGACGAACGCACGTTGGTCAGCTGCTTGCCCTTGATCGGGTTGACGACCAGGTCGTTGTCGCGCGAGTGGATGCCGATGATCATGCCTTCGTACACCGGGTCGTTGTGCGACACGAACATGCGGCCGCGGTCCTGCAGCTTCCAGATCGCGTAGGCCACGGCGGCGCCGTCATCCTGCGAGATCAGCACGCCGTTGCGGCGGCCTGCCAGCTCGCCGCGGGTGTTGTCGACCGGGGCATAGGCGTCGAACACGTGGCTCATCAGGCCGGTGCCGCGCGTCAGCGTCATGAACTCGCCCTGGAAGCCGATCAGGCCACGGGCCGGAATACGGTACTCGAGGCGCACGCGGCCCTTGCCGTCCGATTCCATGTTCTGCAGGTCGCCACGGCGGCGGCCCAGTTCTTCCATCACGCCGCCCTGGTTGACTTCTTCCACGTCGACGGACAGGTTTTCATACGGCTCGTGGCGCACGCCATCGACCATCTTGAAGACCACGCGCGGGCGCGACACAGCCAGCTCGAAGCCTTCGCGGCGCATGTTCTCGATCAGGATCGTCAGGTGCAGCTCGCCGCGGCCGGACACTTCGAAGATCGTGTCGTCGTCGGTCGGTGCCACGCGCAGCGCCACGTTGGCTTTCAGTTCCTTGTCCAGGCGATCGCGCAGCTGGCGCGACGTGACGAACTTGCCTTCGCGGCCAGCCAGCGGCGAGTTGTTGACCATGAAGTTCATCGTCAGGGTCGGCTCGTCGACGGTCAGCATCGGCAGCGGGTTCGGCGCTTCCGGCGAGCACACGGTCGAACCGATGCCGATTTCCTCGATACCGTTGATCAGCACGATGTCGCCGGCGACGGCTTCATCGACCAGCACGCGCTCCAGGCCCTTGAAGTTCAGCACCTGGTTGATGCGGCCCTTGATCGGGGTGGCGCCTTCGCCGTCGATCACGACGACATCCTGGCCGGCCTTGACGCGGCCGCTCGAGATGCGGCCAATGCCGATCTTGCCGACGTACGACGAGTAGTCCAGCGACGTGATCTGCATCTGCAGTGGGCCGTCCGGGTTGTCGTCACGCACCGGCACGTGCTTCAGGATCGCTTCGAACAGCGGCTTCATGTCGCCTTCGCGCACGTCTTCGGTCAGGCCGGAGTAGCCGTTCAGGCCCGATGCGTAGACGATCGGGAAGTCCAGCTGCTCGTCGTTGGCGCCCAGCTTGTCGAACAGTTCGAACGTGGCGTTGATCGCCCAGTCGGCGCGCGCGCCCGGACGGTCGATCTTGTTGACGACGACGATCGGCTTCAGGCCCAGCGCCAGCGCCTTGCGGGTCACGAAGCGGGTCTGCGGCATCGGGCCTTCCTGGGCATCGATCAGCAGCAGCACGGAATCGACCATCGACAGCACGCGCTCCACTTCGCCGCCGAAGTCGGCGTGGCCCGGGGTGTCGACGATATTGATGTGCGTGCCTTCGTACTCAACCGCGCAATTCTTCGACAGAATCGTGATGCCGCGTTCCTTTTCCAGGTCGTTCGAGTCCATGACCCGGGTATCGACCTGCTGGTTTTCGCGGAAGGTGCCGGACTGCCGCAGCAGCTGGTCCACGAGGGTCGTCTTGCCATGGTCGACGTGTGCGATGATGGCGATATTGCGAATTGCGCGTTTAGTATTAGACATAGTCATTGTGTTTGTAAAAACGGGTGGGACGCCGAAGCTGCGGTGTACTGGTGAAGCTGACGTCTGCTGAGCAGGCGCCCCGGCAAATGCGGATGCACTGAACCCACTAGTATAGCATGGGCTTGTGACAGCTCAAAGACACCGGGCGTTGTGTGAGCTGGACCACCGACCGCCGGTTGCCAGACTGGCATCATGCACCGACTTTGTCCCAGGATTCCGATGAGCGATCGAACGCCCGATCCGGGCGCCGTGTTCGGCGCCCTCCCCGCGCCCTACGTGCTGCTGACACCCGATTTCACCATCGTGCTCGCCAGCGATGCCTTCCTGCGCGCCAACGGCTACGAGCGCGCCCAGCTGATCGGGCGTAACGTCTTTGCCGCCTTCGGCACGCTGCCCGACAACCCGCAGGCCAACGACGCGACGATGGCGAACCTGCGCGCTTCGCTGCACAAGGTGCTGGAAACGAAGGCGCCCGATGCGATGCCTGTGCAGCGCTACGATCTTCCGGTGCCCGGCCACCCTGGGGAACTGCAGCAAAAATACTGGAGCCCCGTCAACGCGCCGGTACTCGACGATGCGGGCAACGTCACGTATATCGTGCACCACGTGAAGGACGTGACGGCGCGGGTGCGCGGCAATGCGCGGCGCGATGCGCTGGTCAGGTTGACCGATGCATGGCGCGACCTGCGTTCGCCGCGCGAGATCGTGCTGGCGGGCCTGGCGATCCTGGGCGAACTGCTGGGCGCGAGCCGCGTGTCCTACGGCCGCTACAACGAAGCCACGGACACGCTGTACATCGGGCCCGACTGGTGCGTGCCCGGCGTTCCATCGCTGGAAGGCACCGCGCGCCTGCGCGAATTCGGTTCGTTCGTGGACGAGATGCTGGAGGGGCTGGCCGTGGTGGTCGGCGACGTGGAGCAGGATCCCCGCACGGTGGCGCACGCGGAGGCATTCCGGCGCCACCACGCGCTGTCGTTCGTCGACATGCCCGTCATCGAACAGGGCCAGCTGAAGAGCATCCTGGTCGTCAGCGACATGGTGCCGCGCCAGTGGGCCACGGGGGACGTGGCGCTGGTGCGCGAATTCGCCGAGCGCATCCGCACCACCAGCGAACGGGCGCGCAGCATGGAGGCGCTGGCCGCAAGCGAAGCGAAATTCCGCTCCATCACCAATGCGATGCCGCAGATGGTGTGGTCGACAACGGCCGATGGCTGGCACGATTACTACAACCAGCAGTGGTACGAATACACCGGCGTGCCGTCCGGTTCCACCGACGGCGCCGGCTGGAACGGCATGTTCCACCCCGACGACCGCGAGCGCGCGTGGGATGCCTGGCGGCACAGCCTGGCAACCGGCGATGTCTACGAGATCCAGTACCGGCTGCGGCACCGCTCGGGCGAATACCGCTGGACGCTGGGCCGGGCGCTGCCGGTGCGCGACGAAACGGGCCGCATCATCCGCTGGATGGGTACCTGCACCGACATCCATTCGCAAAAGCTGGCCGAGGATGCGCTGCACGAGGCGGCCGCGCGCAAGGATGAATTCCTGGCCATGCTGGCGCACGAGCTGCGCAACCCGCTGGCGCCGATCGGCACCGCCGCGCAACTGCTCAAGACGGGGCTCGCGGACGAACGCATCCGTGTGGCGGCCAGCGACATCATCATCCGGCAGGTGCGGCACATGGCGCACCTGGTGGACGACCTGCTCGACGTGTCGCGCGTCACGCGCGGCCTGGTGCAGCTGAACAGGGTCGAACTGGACATGGCCGACATGGTCGCCAGCGCCGTCGAGCAGGCGCTGCCGCTGATCGAGGAGCGCCGCCACGTGCTCGAGCCGCACATGCCGGACGTGCCGGCCACGGTGCTGGGCGACCGCACCCGGCTCGTGCAGGTGATCGCCAACCTGCTGAACAACGCGGCCAAGTACACGCCGCCCGGCGGACGCATCGCGCTGTACCTCGACATCGTGGACAGCCATGCCCGCGTGACCGTGCGCGACAACGGCATCGGCATCGCCCCGTCCCTGCTGCCGCACATCTTCGACCTGTTCATCCAGGGCGAACGCAATCCGGACCGTGCCCAGGGCGGCCTGGGGCTTGGCCTGACGCTGGTGAAAAGCATCGTCTCGCTGCATGGCGGCTTCGTGATGGCGCACAGCGACGGTGCCGGCATGGGCAGTGAATTCACGGTCACCCTGCCGCTGCTGGACAAAGTGCCGGCACCGGCACAGGCCGCGCCGGCGGCCGTGCACCATCCCGCCGTGCGCCCCCTGAGCCTGCTGGTGGTGGAAGACAATCCCGACGCCGCCGGCGTACTGGCCGAACTGCTGCGTTCCGAGGGGCACGACGTGGCGGTGGCCGAGGATGCGGAGACGGCACTGCGCCGCGCCGACCTGGCGGCGATCGACGCCTTCATCCTCGACATCGGCCTGCCCGGCATGGATGGCTACACGCTGGCGCGGCACCTGCGCGCTGACCCGGCCACGGCCGGGGCCACGCTGCTCGCGCTGACCGGCTACGGCCAGCCGAGCGATCGCGCGCAATCCCATGCCGCCGGCTTCAACCGGCACTTCGTCAAGCCGGCCGACCCTGCCGAGCTGCTGCTGGCGCTGCAGGCGGTTAACGGTCGCGACGCCATTGGTACCTGAAAAATGCCGGGAATCGATTGCCGAGACCAAAGGCCGTACGGCCAGCTATCCTCGCACGGCCGTGCCAGTAATGCTCGGCAACGCCCTGTCTCGCACGCGAATGAGCAGACGGCACCGCGATCCGATCCCGAGCAACGCGGGGCTGTCCTGCACGTCGTGACGCCCCGTCCTTTGACATCTCCTGTCGAACCGAATCGTTAAGGGATTATCTTTCAGACTACTTAGCACCATCGGTTTTTTCAAGGACAGGCAGAAAATAACGCGCCAGGCATCCACAGATGATTCGCTTGCCAAACCGGCTGCATGCCCTTCAGCCGGCAACCGAAGCTTCAGGATGGTTGCTGCCCGAAGACGGTCCAGGGCAACGCGGCGCACTGCCCATTGGCAAGAGCCTTGGGCGAACTGCTGCTGGCGCTGCAGGCGGTACAGGCCACCGGGCCGGGCTTCTATACCAGGCGCACCTTCTGCTGCCGCCGTGCCGCGTAGCCGAGCAGGGCAAGGCCACCGGCCAGCATGCCCCACGTTTGCGGTTCCGGCACGGCCGCCACCGAGATGTGGAAATTATCGATCGAGGACCACACGCCCGGCTGCTGGCCGGCGGTGACCGTCAGCGACACCAGGTCGGCGCTGGAGACGAAGCCGACGAACGAGTGTACGTCGGGGTTCTCGAGCGTGAACGTCACCGTGGCGCCGGTGCTGTCGGTGGCGGTCAGCAGC is part of the Pseudoduganella lutea genome and encodes:
- a CDS encoding ATP-binding protein, with the protein product MSDRTPDPGAVFGALPAPYVLLTPDFTIVLASDAFLRANGYERAQLIGRNVFAAFGTLPDNPQANDATMANLRASLHKVLETKAPDAMPVQRYDLPVPGHPGELQQKYWSPVNAPVLDDAGNVTYIVHHVKDVTARVRGNARRDALVRLTDAWRDLRSPREIVLAGLAILGELLGASRVSYGRYNEATDTLYIGPDWCVPGVPSLEGTARLREFGSFVDEMLEGLAVVVGDVEQDPRTVAHAEAFRRHHALSFVDMPVIEQGQLKSILVVSDMVPRQWATGDVALVREFAERIRTTSERARSMEALAASEAKFRSITNAMPQMVWSTTADGWHDYYNQQWYEYTGVPSGSTDGAGWNGMFHPDDRERAWDAWRHSLATGDVYEIQYRLRHRSGEYRWTLGRALPVRDETGRIIRWMGTCTDIHSQKLAEDALHEAAARKDEFLAMLAHELRNPLAPIGTAAQLLKTGLADERIRVAASDIIIRQVRHMAHLVDDLLDVSRVTRGLVQLNRVELDMADMVASAVEQALPLIEERRHVLEPHMPDVPATVLGDRTRLVQVIANLLNNAAKYTPPGGRIALYLDIVDSHARVTVRDNGIGIAPSLLPHIFDLFIQGERNPDRAQGGLGLGLTLVKSIVSLHGGFVMAHSDGAGMGSEFTVTLPLLDKVPAPAQAAPAAVHHPAVRPLSLLVVEDNPDAAGVLAELLRSEGHDVAVAEDAETALRRADLAAIDAFILDIGLPGMDGYTLARHLRADPATAGATLLALTGYGQPSDRAQSHAAGFNRHFVKPADPAELLLALQAVNGRDAIGT
- a CDS encoding glycoside hydrolase family 43 protein yields the protein MPAVFFVCAATAAAVASAAAPTTTTSANATAQASGAPAFNNPLVLQRADPHVTLQPDGWYYYTATVPEYDRIEVRRARSLDDLGKAEVHTVWRKHAKGEMGAHIWAPEMHRIDGKWYIYFTAGRSDAIWEIRLYVLECESDDPLRGPWKERGQLKTGWESFALDATTFELKGQRYLLWTQRPKQEGKKQTDIYIAPMDTPLSISGPAVLLTEPEYAWEKVKHAVNEAPSVLVKNGRVFMTYSASATDANYALGMLTARANANLLDPKSWTKSAQPVFASSDATGQYGPGHNSFTTTPDGKTDILVYHARNYRDIAGDPLRNPDRHTRAQVINWKADGTPDFGVPVADKKAAIQ
- the typA gene encoding translational GTPase TypA; protein product: MSNTKRAIRNIAIIAHVDHGKTTLVDQLLRQSGTFRENQQVDTRVMDSNDLEKERGITILSKNCAVEYEGTHINIVDTPGHADFGGEVERVLSMVDSVLLLIDAQEGPMPQTRFVTRKALALGLKPIVVVNKIDRPGARADWAINATFELFDKLGANDEQLDFPIVYASGLNGYSGLTEDVREGDMKPLFEAILKHVPVRDDNPDGPLQMQITSLDYSSYVGKIGIGRISSGRVKAGQDVVVIDGEGATPIKGRINQVLNFKGLERVLVDEAVAGDIVLINGIEEIGIGSTVCSPEAPNPLPMLTVDEPTLTMNFMVNNSPLAGREGKFVTSRQLRDRLDKELKANVALRVAPTDDDTIFEVSGRGELHLTILIENMRREGFELAVSRPRVVFKMVDGVRHEPYENLSVDVEEVNQGGVMEELGRRRGDLQNMESDGKGRVRLEYRIPARGLIGFQGEFMTLTRGTGLMSHVFDAYAPVDNTRGELAGRRNGVLISQDDGAAVAYAIWKLQDRGRMFVSHNDPVYEGMIIGIHSRDNDLVVNPIKGKQLTNVRSSGTDEAVRLVPPIQMSLEYAVEFIEDDELVEITPKSIRLRKRFLKEHERKKASREA
- a CDS encoding TonB-dependent receptor, with translation MTKHSNKVRAAGRLDRRTVFAIAASMLAAHAALAQEAKTTAAPAPAAQEAQQVAQASSPAPAAQASAPAPAAQAPASSAADASQGNVVVVTGTRRSVASAIDRKIRNATVSDSIIAEDINQFPDKNVGEALSRITGVQLSRSFGEGSQVAIRGVEPDLNRVEINGMSVLSTGGGAGRGAELRELASELISSIDVYKGVTADMTEGGVGGTVSVKTRKPLDFKKPTVAATVSGQQSSSRGGVQPRGSLLLADRYFNNKLGLMGNFVYDKVLTQQDYARNTSWRFLRDWDASPEKTVVSKDPALAAIGSQAGCDALTGTAKTDCLRQWYDYSPGIARYGMWTRDHKRSSAELTAQYEFSKSFNAYVSYQDNKQDQRLNDRNFGTAFENVNRLASAGKAPVYNASGVGSGGTCTAIPGTGTPAGMTVQNHYVTEYTVGDCLNVGGQGGQGAFSTSARDYELNIRSRYLSSGFNFKRDRLEVEGLVGTSSSDYFSDSNNVVLTQNAPGLKVSLDAQGLPHFAFPSGYSPDDASSYTQVQLQYRPSETRNTEDQAKIDAKYRLDGFFSKLWVGTQFRKSTGRQYNGGGYLNSNDLSTTTDDVAIIGANVNQTLVYDPLNTSGVIRSPDSQSFLNRSYATKYATAAQMQALVSSIIGRTPGTFFNGYDKVSNLPAGWTTPNYAAAAPNFDTSHFNHDYLTSAPGSDGNIYPQIPAYKSEESVRSAYARLDFDSELLGYSFTGNVGARYTGTRSRATGSSSYRYRQPSGSGSNAYTDYIITNSIATVDNEYHDVLPSANLMTWLVPDTFLVRLGWGKVMSRPRIDLLAPNISCIANSGNPLVGGDGTADDCTSGNPKLKPFRATNTDVSFEYYPSADTQVSVAFFNKKISSYILEKNLQKDVDVYGDGRLWDVTGAVNGEGATTKGIELTARTAFTFLPGWLGGFGVDTNYTRMNYKYAPGTERLNTLDGTVLPYPGLSKNSYNAALWYDRGPVNARVAYNHRDRYYTGGNDVSGNPNFSEKTGYLDAKLQYRYSENITISLEGKNLTDQAERTDAGDPFRVNELAFPGRRYYLSVSFKN